The Streptococcus oralis region AAAAGAGAACAAATCTTATGGCAAAAGATATTCGTGTCTTACTTTACTACCTTTATACTCCAATTGAAAACGCAGAGCAATTTGCGGCAGATCACTTGGCTTTCTGTAAATCAATCGGTCTCAAAGGCCGTATCCTGGTCGCTGATGAGGGAATCAACGGAACAGTTTCAGGTGACTACGAAACAACTCAAAAATACATGGACTACGTTCACAGCCTACCAGGCATGGAAGACCTCTGGTTCAAGATTGACGAAGAAAATGAACAAGCCTTCAAGAAGATGTTTGTTCGCTACAAGAAAGAGATTGTCCACCTTGGTTTGGAAGACAACGACTTTGACAACGACATCAACCCACTTGAAACAACAGGTGCTTACTTGTCTCCAAAAGAGTTCAAAGAGGCTCTTCTTGACGAAGATACAGTGGTCCTTGACACACGTAACGATTATGAGTACGACCTAGGACACTTCCGTGGGGCTATCCGCCCAGACATCCGCAACTTCCGTGAGTTGCCACAATGGGTCCGTGACAACAAGGAAAAATTCATGGACAAGCGTGTCGTGGTTTACTGTACAGGCGGCGTTCGCTGTGAGAAATTCTCAGGCTGGATGGTGCGTGAAGGCTACAAAGATGTTGGTCAATTGCACGGAGGAATCGCAACTTACGGTAAAGACCCAGAAGTCCAAGGTGAGCTTTGGGATGGGAAAATGTACGTCTTTGACGAGCGTATCGCCGTTGATGTTAACCATGTTAACCCAACCATCGTGGGGAAAGACTGGTTTGATGGAACACCATGTGAACGCTATGTCAACTGT contains the following coding sequences:
- a CDS encoding rhodanese-related sulfurtransferase; its protein translation is MAKDIRVLLYYLYTPIENAEQFAADHLAFCKSIGLKGRILVADEGINGTVSGDYETTQKYMDYVHSLPGMEDLWFKIDEENEQAFKKMFVRYKKEIVHLGLEDNDFDNDINPLETTGAYLSPKEFKEALLDEDTVVLDTRNDYEYDLGHFRGAIRPDIRNFRELPQWVRDNKEKFMDKRVVVYCTGGVRCEKFSGWMVREGYKDVGQLHGGIATYGKDPEVQGELWDGKMYVFDERIAVDVNHVNPTIVGKDWFDGTPCERYVNCGNPFCNRRILTSEENEDKYLRGCSHECRVHPRNRYVSENELTQAEVIERLAAIGESLDQVATV